The Clostridium botulinum BKT015925 genome includes the window ACCATTTCAGCCGCAATGGTTATAGCCCAGTTATACCAATAATTCCATCCTAGTGCAAATCCTAATGCTGGATCAATAAATTTATTTGCATATGCACTAAAAGAACCTGATATTGGCATATAAGTTGCCATTTCACCTAAACTTGTTATTAAGAAATATACCATAACACCAATTAATCCATAAGCAGTTAGTGCTCCACCGGCACCAGCTTGATGAATGGTATCTCCCATAGCTAAAAATATTCCTGTTCCGATAGCTCCACCCATGGCAATCATATTTAAATGCCTAGACTTTAAGCCTCTCTGTAATTCTCCACTTTCTTTACTGTTACTCAATTTAATTCCTCCTTATTGGAATTTTGTTAAAATATTTTTAACAATTTTCTTATTTATATATCCAATAAGTAACTAACTAAGATAATCTGTACCTATAATAGCCAAAAAGTGCCATGAGAACATACTCATGGCACAAATAGTATTAACAAAATTAATAGAATTTATTCCTTAAATAATAGCTCTCCACAAATTTTATTTGTGACAGTCTTGTACATATTCTATACAAGCCCAGCAAATAGCATTAAAGCATTAGCTATAAGCTTCGGCGAAATTTCCTTTCTTATTATTTCATAGCGCTTAACTCCATAATATTACTCTTAAATCCCGCTCCTCTATCTCAGTTATTTACTTTTTTAATACCATTATATTATGCAATAAAACCTGTATATAAGTCAATGTTTTTTATTACAAAATACTACTTTTTTCTTAATCTATATTTATATATCTTCTAGGTATTGTAACCTTAATTTCTTTTTCTATAATATCTAATGTTCTTTTATCTTTTGGATCTATAAATAAACAAGTCTCTCCCTCTTCACCAGCTCTTCCAGTTCTTCCAATACGATGAATATAACTTTCAGCATTTTCAGGAATATCATAACTATATACATGTGTAACTCCACTTATATCAAGTCCTCTTGCGGCTACATCTGTAGCTATTAAATACTGAATATCCATTTTTTTGAATTCCTTCATTACTCTTTCGCGTTTTGCTTGATTTAAATCTCCATGTATTTTTTTACAATTGTATCCTCTTTCATGAAGTGCATCTTCCAGATTGTCAACTCTTCTTTTAGTTCTACAAAATATAATAGCCATAAATGGATTATCTTCATCTAAAACTTTACATAATGCATCTTGTTTTCTTCTATCTGTAGTTTCAACAACCGCTTGTTTAATATTTTTTAATGTAACTTCTTCACTTTGGATAGATACAATCTTTGGTTCTTTCATATATCTATAAGCTAATTTTTTAACTTGAGAATTCATAGTAGCTGAAAAACAAAGTATTTGTTTCTTTTTAGATGTATGTTTCATAATTTCTTCTACTTCATTTTTAAATCCCATGTAAAGCATTTGATCTGCTTCATCTAACACTATAGTTTTTAATTTTTGAAGATTAATAGTATTTCTTTTAATATGATCTAAAAGTCTACCAGGAGTTGCAATAACTAAATGAATATTTCCTTTTAACTTTTTTAATTGAGATGATATATCTTTACCACCATATGCAGCTAATATATTTAAATCCTTAGCTTTCTTTAACTTGTTCGCTTCTTCTGTTATTTGTATTGCAAGCTCTCTAGTTGGAGTTACTATAAGTCCTTGAACTGTATTTATATTAGGTGACATATTTTCAAACATAGGTAATAAAAATGCAAATGTTTTACCTGTACCTGTTTGTGCCTCTGCTATAACATCATTTTCCTCTTTAACTAACTTAATGCTTTTTTCTTGAATTGGTGTTGGAGTTGTTACCCCCTGAGACTTTAACACTTTTATTATATCTTCACTAATTCCTAGTTCTTTAAAATTCATAATTTAAATTTACCTCTCACTTTTAAAATATATTTTTATATAATATAAATCAATTAATAATACCATAAACCTATTATAATATATATGATATCCTTAAATTTATTTTTAATATATTTGCTATTATATATGTATAATATATCTAACTATTTCATTATTTTTTTAATACTATACAAAAAAACACTTGCATTATTTTTTATATAGTATATAATGAACTAGATAAGTCACCTTAATTCAGAAGTAAATTATTTAATTATTAATTGTTTTTGAGATTATATAAAACTAAGAATATCTTAATTATATATAAATTTCGAAATTTTTATTAAATATTTATTTTTACAAAGAATTAAAGGAAATAAAAATTTCGGAGGTACGAACTATGACAGGTACAGTTAAATGGTTTAACGCAGAAAAAGGATTTGGATTCATCACTACAGAAGAAGGAAATGACGTATTCGCTCACTTTTCTCAAATCAACAAAGAAGGATTCAAAACTTTAGAAGAAGGTCAAAACGTTTCTTTTGACGTTGTTGAAGGAGCTAAAGGACCTCAAGCTGAAAACATCACAATTCTATAATTCATTTTATTAGAAGCTAAAAAACCTGAAATTTAATTTCAGGTTTTTATTTTATATTTATTTAAATTTATTTAAATTTATAAGCATCATCTTTTAACAGAATTAACTCTTCACTATTATTCCTGCTCATTGCTTCAACTTCAAATATATTTTTATTCATATCTCCAATGCTTACAACTATATTATTAGTTTCATTAGTTATATTATTTGTAGACTTTGAAATTGAATTCATAGCAGTAATTATTTCTAACATACTTTCAGAAATATAATTACTCAAATTATTAATTTCTAATATTAGATTTTCTACATTTTTTCCATCTTCCTTATACTGATTACTTGTATCCACTAAATTATCATAATCACGTACAACTTTATTCTCCATAATATCAATTATATCCTTTGAAACATTTCCCAATAATTGAACACTATTAAAAACCTTACTTACTGTTCCTTGTATAAATTCTACAGACTCAGATGATTTTTCTGCAAGTTTTCTTATTTCTTCTGCAACAACGGCAAAACCTTTACCAGCCTCTCCTGCTCTTGCAGCTTCTATTGCAGCATTTAACGCTAATAAATTAGTGTTTTTAGATATATTTAATATAGTTTCTGCCATAATAGATATTTCTTTAACCGATTCACCTTCATTTAAAGCATCTTCTAACCTTAGTTTAATTCCTTTATATAAACTAACTATATCTTTTTTAGCCTCTATACTCTCTGCCCTAACACTATCTGCTTTTTCATTTATATTGTTTATTATATTAATTCCTTTTTTCATTTTTTCTTTAATAATTGCAATCTCATCTTTAATAACATTAGAACTTGTTGTAACTTCTTCTACAAAGGCCAAATTTTCTTCCATATCACCATTAATTTTCTCTGAAGCTAGTACTATAGAGTCTATTTGCCCAACTATTTTTTCTATTAACACTCTACTCTTATTATTGTTTTCCACATTTGTAATGCACTTATTTTTTACACTATCTATTACTTTTTTAATAGATTCTCTCGCAAAGTTAAGTTTTTCTATAGTTTGTCCTATTTCATCATTTCTTTTAATTTCTATATTATAAGATAAATTGTAGTTTGCAAGCTCACTAGTATACTTAGTTATATGTTTTAGCGCACTAGTTATATTTTTTGCTATTAAAATAGATACTAATATTCCTATTAATATTCCTATTATAGATAATGCTATAAGAATTCTTCTAAGAATTCTACAACTTGATAATACTTCATCTAATGATTGCTGTATTCCTATATACCAATCAACATTATTTACTGGTGAAAAAGCTATTATATTATTCTGATCATTAAACTTAAATTTTTCAACCCCAGTTTCTCCTTTAATCATTTTATTTTCCACACCAGCTATTTCTTTATATTTCTCATCCTGTTTAGCCTTTTTTATAAAATTTTCTTTATTCAATATATAATTAATATTTTTACTAGCTACTATATTTCCATCCTTATCAATGGCAAATACACTTCCATTTTCGTAAATATTGCAACTTTGTATTAGTTTATTTATTTGAGATATGTCTAAATTAGCTAATAATAGCCCTTGTACCTTATGTTCTTTATTAAATATCGGTGTAGCTATTGAAAACATAGCTCTTCCTTGTTCATTTCTTATCGGATTTGATACCGATGATTTTCCATTAAGTGCTTTTCTTATATAATCTATCATTATATCTTTATTTTTTAAATCTATTGAATACGTTGTACCATCATGAAAATGAATAACACCTTCTTTATCAATCAAAACTAAATCTATGTATTTTAATCTTTTTGCCTCCTTTTTTAGTATTTCTGATGTTTTTACATAATCCATACTCTTTATATCATCACGTTCTGAAAGCGCTTCCATAGCCTTTATGTCTTTCCCCAAAGTAGCATGTACTAAATTAGCTGTTTGCTTTGCAGCTTGGCTTAATTCTATTTGCTTGTCATTAACAATTTGTCTTGAAGATAAATAGTATGATATTCCCACCATTGTTATACATATAATAGTTACCAAACATAATAGATTACTAGTGATTTTAAAGAACAATCCCTTTGTAAATTTAGTCATTAAACCCCCTCCAAAAATTTATTCTCTTTATATTATATATTTTTATTTATTTTATTTCTACATTTTATACTATTTAGTATATTTTTCACTTTATTTTTTCATATTATGTTAATATATATTTTGTATTTATTGTAAAGTATTTTTATATCAACTTATTAAATAATTTAATACAATTTAAAATTTGTCCCGCCCCGTAGGAATAATTATCTTGTAAAGTAAATTACTTCATTGTGTTTTTTATATGATTAGTATAAAATATAGACTTGTCATAGAAATTATTAAAAATTTAAGGAGTTAATTTATGGCTTATAATATTATAGATTTAATAGATAGATCACTTAATACATCAGAAAAAATACTATTATTATATGAAAATGCAATAAAAGATGAAAATCAATTAGATTCTTTTTATCTTTTAGTAAGCATATTTGTAAAATATAGATGGGGAAAAATCAGATATTACAATTCATTAAAAGAAACACTTAAAAATAAACATCTAAAAGATATCGATTTTTCTATATATGATAAAATTTCTTCTTTAATATATGAATTTAATAATAATCTTTCTTCTAATTGGAATAGTAATACCAAAACATTTATGCAATGGGTACTAAATACCAATAAAGATGGTAGAGCACTTTTAATAGATGTACGTGGTAGACTTATGGAACGCTCTCCAAAAGAATTTGAATTAGAGTATAACATTTTAACTAATTTAATAGATATGGAAGAAAAATATATATTAGATTTAGAAAATACTTATAAAGATTTGTATGATAATTAAACTTATTATATGGATATATTATTAATAAATATATCCATATATCATCCTATATTTGAAAATTATAAAGCAGTTAGTGTTGTACTTTACTCACTAACTGCTTTTTTATCAATTAAACTTATATTTTTTAATTAAGAACTAATTTACTTTTTTAATTCTCATTTAGATGTTTTTTAAAAAAGAGAATAAAACATATTATAGTTACAAGTGAAGCCACTATATCTGCAATTGGCTCCGCTAATAATACAGCTTGTAATTTATTATTTAAAAACATAGGTAAAATAAATATTAGTGGTATAAGTAATATAATTTTTCTAAGCAATGCCAATACAAGAGATATTTTTGCTTGTCCTAACGCAAGAAAAGTTTGTTGACATGCTACCTGTGCTCCAAACAAAAAAATTCCTGCAAAAAATATTCGTATACTCCATGATGTAATCTCTATAAGCTCTGGCTTATTATTGAAAATAGATACAAATATACCTGGTACTACTAATAGCAATACCCACATAACTGTTGCATAAATCAAGCAACTTTTAAGAAATAATTTAAAAGTTGCTTTTACTCTCTTTAAGTTTTCGGCTCCATAATTATAACTAATAATTGGTTGTGCTCCTTGAGATATACCTATAAGCGGAAGTAATATTATTTGCATTATGCTACTCATTATAGTCATAGCTCCTACAGCTAAATCTCCACCATACATTTGTAATTTATTATTTTGAGATATCAAAACTAAACTTTCTGTAGCTTGCATTATAAATGGGGAAATTCCCAACGCTACAATGTTTCCGATTACTTCAATATCAGGTATTATATATTTTTTTCTGATTCTAAGTAAACTTTTATTACCAAATAAAAAACATAAAATCCAAATTACTGATATAAATTGACCAAGTACACTAGCAAATGCAGCACCTTTAACCCCCATATTGAAAGCAAATATAAATATAGGATCTAAAATTATATTTATAACTGCACCAACCATTACAGTGATCATTCCTGTCTTAGCAAATCCTTGAGTGTTTATGAACGGATTCATTCCTAAAGCTATTTGTACTAATATGGTACCTATAAGATATATAGTTAAATAATCATTT containing:
- a CDS encoding MATE family efflux transporter, with amino-acid sequence MDSNKNELGSASVGKLLLKLALPAIIAQIVNVLYNIVDRIFIGRIPNGDIAMAGIGVAFPIILIISAFSALIGLGGAPLVAIKMGKDDNDGAEKILSNSFFVLILLGILLTVGFMIFKIPLLLAFGASRSTINFANDYLTIYLIGTILVQIALGMNPFINTQGFAKTGMITVMVGAVINIILDPIFIFAFNMGVKGAAFASVLGQFISVIWILCFLFGNKSLLRIRKKYIIPDIEVIGNIVALGISPFIMQATESLVLISQNNKLQMYGGDLAVGAMTIMSSIMQIILLPLIGISQGAQPIISYNYGAENLKRVKATFKLFLKSCLIYATVMWVLLLVVPGIFVSIFNNKPELIEITSWSIRIFFAGIFLFGAQVACQQTFLALGQAKISLVLALLRKIILLIPLIFILPMFLNNKLQAVLLAEPIADIVASLVTIICFILFFKKHLNEN
- a CDS encoding cold shock domain-containing protein, with the translated sequence MTGTVKWFNAEKGFGFITTEEGNDVFAHFSQINKEGFKTLEEGQNVSFDVVEGAKGPQAENITIL
- a CDS encoding methyl-accepting chemotaxis protein, translating into MTKFTKGLFFKITSNLLCLVTIICITMVGISYYLSSRQIVNDKQIELSQAAKQTANLVHATLGKDIKAMEALSERDDIKSMDYVKTSEILKKEAKRLKYIDLVLIDKEGVIHFHDGTTYSIDLKNKDIMIDYIRKALNGKSSVSNPIRNEQGRAMFSIATPIFNKEHKVQGLLLANLDISQINKLIQSCNIYENGSVFAIDKDGNIVASKNINYILNKENFIKKAKQDEKYKEIAGVENKMIKGETGVEKFKFNDQNNIIAFSPVNNVDWYIGIQQSLDEVLSSCRILRRILIALSIIGILIGILVSILIAKNITSALKHITKYTSELANYNLSYNIEIKRNDEIGQTIEKLNFARESIKKVIDSVKNKCITNVENNNKSRVLIEKIVGQIDSIVLASEKINGDMEENLAFVEEVTTSSNVIKDEIAIIKEKMKKGINIINNINEKADSVRAESIEAKKDIVSLYKGIKLRLEDALNEGESVKEISIMAETILNISKNTNLLALNAAIEAARAGEAGKGFAVVAEEIRKLAEKSSESVEFIQGTVSKVFNSVQLLGNVSKDIIDIMENKVVRDYDNLVDTSNQYKEDGKNVENLILEINNLSNYISESMLEIITAMNSISKSTNNITNETNNIVVSIGDMNKNIFEVEAMSRNNSEELILLKDDAYKFK
- a CDS encoding DEAD/DEAH box helicase, which produces MNFKELGISEDIIKVLKSQGVTTPTPIQEKSIKLVKEENDVIAEAQTGTGKTFAFLLPMFENMSPNINTVQGLIVTPTRELAIQITEEANKLKKAKDLNILAAYGGKDISSQLKKLKGNIHLVIATPGRLLDHIKRNTINLQKLKTIVLDEADQMLYMGFKNEVEEIMKHTSKKKQILCFSATMNSQVKKLAYRYMKEPKIVSIQSEEVTLKNIKQAVVETTDRRKQDALCKVLDEDNPFMAIIFCRTKRRVDNLEDALHERGYNCKKIHGDLNQAKRERVMKEFKKMDIQYLIATDVAARGLDISGVTHVYSYDIPENAESYIHRIGRTGRAGEEGETCLFIDPKDKRTLDIIEKEIKVTIPRRYINID